CATTGAATGATGATAGTTTTCTGGTTCATACTCATAAAAAACTATATCATTGTGATTATCATGGTTATTTTCATCCCTATTGTCAGAGAATGTTGATTATACCTAAGTTCCGTGCTAGATActaaaaaaaccctaaactgGAATATGTTATGTACAATGAAATTTAGATGAAGGACATGGTTGCCCTGGAAATTACAGGACAATATCATTTGCAAAAGACCACCATACAAGAAAAACTTGTCAGTCTATGTCTTTTGAAGAACAAACATATGTTCTTCAATGTAAAATCAACTTTAATTTAACTCAATcttagaaaatgaatttttaagaTGATATTTGCATccgtttatatattatgaattgatcttatctctagtcgagtAGAGATTTTCAATACTCCTGAGGCATATGGATCTTGTGTGGGAGACTAGACATTGATGGATGAAACAATAGACTaagcaaaaaaacaaatttctttaaGATAAGCTCTAATTTATTACTCTAATACCATATTAAGAAgcaaactttaaatttataaagactaaaatcaaagagATGAGGATGTATATGTTTTGGAGGGCTTGAATAACCCCTCTTAAGATCTTCTATTATGAtagaaatttgatacaagagaaTATGGAAGATCAAAAGTCTCCACTGGACACCTAGGTACAAAACTAGTTACAGCTGGAAGAGATTCCCCACACACTACTCCCTACTTAGATTTAATAATTACTATAACATTCTCATATTTGATAATTACTCTACCATACTTCCTTCCCAACATTTAATACTTATTCTACCAGGGTGAAAGAGGAGAAAACCGTGAAGTATTTTAGGAGTTATATATTGGGACAGGTCACACAGATAAACACTGCTGAATAATTGTCAAAGACAACTCGATTTTGACAAAACACGCTAGCATCACAAGTGAACTATGTAACCACAATAAAATCGAGCTAAACTCACCCTAACCATAAGCACTAAACTGCAGAATGTATAACACAATGAGAACGACACACTCCGTCAAACAACACGAATAACAGCTATCATCACAGATCCACAGAGTCGCTAATTTACTATTAACCGTCACCGTCGGGAACAcgaaaaaaatccaaatttcaaTCATATGCTGAACTAAGCTAAGTTCGAGTCTAATTGCAAGCGGCGAACATCAAATTCTAACATAACCCTAATATATCTGTTCcaaatggaaagaaaattaaacaaacctgaaaaaataaaaaacctagCGATTCCTCTCAGCAGGCAATGGACGATTGAAGCCACCGCGGCGGTTCATGTACTGGCGCGGTTGGCGCTTGGTGACAGCTCTGACGCCGCTGACGTCAGCACCGGGAACCGGTTTCCCCTTGGTGGAGTCAAATCCGACGGGAATCCCTAGCATCTTCATCATCTCCACTTCGTCCTCGTTGCCCTCAGCTTCTCCTCCGTTCTCTTTCTGCTTCTGCTGCTGCTCCTTGGCGATACCGTCCACAAAGTCCGACACCGCTTTCTTGGTCTCCTTGTGCTCCTCCTCCACGGACTCTCTCCGGTGGCGCTTCCTCGGCTGATCGGGAGTGGGAGTCCGGTGATGGCGCCGCCGGTGGGAGCGCTCGCTGGGAGACGGCGAGCGCACGTGGCGGGAGCGCCCACGGTCAGGCGAACGCGAACGAGATCTCTTGCTACGCACTCTATCACGGTCACGTTCACGTTCCCGATCACGGTCATCCTTTTCACGTTCTCGTTCGCGGTCGCGGTCGCGGTCGTCCTTGTCTCGCTCACGGTCGCGGTCGCCTTTGTCTCGCTCACGGTCGCGGTCGCCTTTGTCTCTCTCACGGTCGCCTTTGTCTCGCTCACGTTCGCCTTTATCTCGCTCGCGGTCGCGGTCGCGGTCGCGGTCGCGGTCGTCCTTGTCTCGTCTTCGTTTTCTTTCTCTGTCCCGAGTTCGCTCACGGTCACGTTCACGCTCACGGTCCGTCATGGTGCAGAGAGGGGGCTGAGGTTCATGGTTGGCTCTGGCAAAACCCTATAATAAAAAAGCCCATCCTCTCGAACCAGCAAGGGCTGCTATTGCTAATTGTTGTGCACCGGCTCCTACTTCCCTATGAGATTCAAGAATTATCTTAAACCCAAAGAAAAATTGCATTTATTAACACATATGAAAGATGTAATAGTAAAAAATTcgctattttaaaaaagttttaattctttaattaagGTATTAGTGTGCTCACTTTGTTTTTATGGTagataatttattcaatttaaaaaattaattgatttaaataatgtaatgtcttgtttgataatataaaaatattaaataaaacgttataaaattaataaatcaaaacaaatttatatatatatatatatatatatatatatatatatatataaaccaattAATATCATGCAAGTTTCCAAAAACAATAACtcatatataaaatcataacaaaaaattatacaataactcgtatatagaaaagaagaaaactaacTTACTCAAAATCTCATGATGACTGTCTTAAATCTTCAAAAGACAAAAGATTAgataatttaataagaaaaaagagttttaaaaaaattatgaaaaaaatatgtttttcttaataataaaactcatttataaaaactctattaatatttttaacttttctatattaaaataa
This genomic stretch from Vigna radiata var. radiata cultivar VC1973A chromosome 7, Vradiata_ver6, whole genome shotgun sequence harbors:
- the LOC106765483 gene encoding U4/U6.U5 small nuclear ribonucleoprotein 27 kDa protein; its protein translation is MTDRERERDRERTRDRERKRRRDKDDRDRDRDRDRERDKGERERDKGDRERDKGDRDRERDKGDRDRERDKDDRDRDREREREKDDRDRERERDRDRVRSKRSRSRSPDRGRSRHVRSPSPSERSHRRRHHRTPTPDQPRKRHRRESVEEEHKETKKAVSDFVDGIAKEQQQKQKENGGEAEGNEDEVEMMKMLGIPVGFDSTKGKPVPGADVSGVRAVTKRQPRQYMNRRGGFNRPLPAERNR